One window of Puntigrus tetrazona isolate hp1 unplaced genomic scaffold, ASM1883169v1 S000000575, whole genome shotgun sequence genomic DNA carries:
- the LOC122334546 gene encoding zinc finger protein basonuclin-1 isoform X2, with protein sequence MVIRALDIDSGPQRSHQSSGLNPAEHMGTWTHTLLQETDRDELLLKRDDQTSALKMDKVVSCTHAECVCECFLPGQTQIRSCDRCAHGWVVHAVGKVCAPALLCSGQVEIVQSSVVFDISSLILYGTQALPVRMKILLDRLFSVLTHTQVLNIIHTLGWTLRDYVRGYMLQDSMGKVLDRWVTMSPEDEAVTLRQFLRFGETKSIVELMAEEQQLRPETHCGAALKLRENKPPSRTHHFEDLPGGSLAFLQPFHYVGPSVFPPSPAADGHPATQKLQRLSKRNIADETRTRHKIDGAAKRASLMRTFAKCPRNEEQRQADPIADSSETSERRSSSCSSKARVSCSACAKTFYDKGTLKIHFNAVHLKIKHRCTVDGCNMMFSSLRSRNRHSANPNPRLHAALEHATRRFIAQPRRTALREATSLVSATIESAALTDCRVPGGGGATGHHRANRNGLGGANDVTPKKKSRKSSTPLKLNRETHSEERDRLSPRQPVDSLHGNHSPAANAHTQCKYKQFCKTAYGYHSYGHAEEIGTSRPLLKVKEEPCDCRGRHHSNL encoded by the exons ATGGTGATTAGGGCTCTTGATATTGACTCGGGGCCCCAAAGATCCCACCAGAGCTCCGGACTAAACCCTGCAGAGCACATGGGGACgtggacacacacactcctccaggag ACGGACCGCGACGAGCTTCTTCTGAAGAGAGATGATCAGACCTCGGCTCTGAAGATGGACAAG GTGGTCAGTTGCACACacgctgagtgtgtgtgtgagtgttttctGCCGGGACAGACTCAGATCAGGTCATGTGATCGCTGCGCTCATGGATGGGTCGTTCacg cggtGGGTAAGGTGTGTGCTCCGGCTCTGCTGTGTTCGGGGCAGGTGGAGATCGTCCAGAGCAGCGTGGTGTTTGACATCAGTAGTCTGATTCTGTACGGGACACAAGCGCTTCCCGTCCGTATGAAGATCCTGCTGGACCGGCTGTTCAgcgtcctcacacacacacaggtgctcaacatcatacacacactcgGCTGGACGCTGCGCGACTACGTCAGAGGATACATGctgcag GACTCCATGGGGAAGGTTCTGGATCGTTGGGTCACCATGAGCCCGGAGGACGAGGCCGTGACTTTGCGTCAGTTTCTGCGTTTTGGGGAAACCAAGTCCATCGTGGAGCTCATGGCCGAGGAGCAGCAGCTCCGGCCAGAAACACACTGCGGCGCTGCGCTAAAGCTGAGAGAAAATAAACCTCCCTCCAGAACGCACCACTTTGAGGATCTGCCGGGAGGAAGCCTAGCGTTCCTGCAGCCGTTCCACTACGTCGGTCCGTCCGTGTTCCCGCCCTCGCCGGCCGCGGACGGTCATCCGGCGACGCAAAAACTGCAGCGGCTCAGCAAACGGAACATCGCAGACGAAACCAGAACCAGACACAAAATAGACGGCGCAGCTAAAAGAGCATCGCTGATGCGAACCTTCGCCAAATGCCCTCGAAACGAAGAGCAGCGGCAAGCCGACCCGATCGCAGACTCTTCTGAAACGAGCGAACGCCGCAGCAGCTCGTGCTCGAGTAAAGCTCGCGTCAGCTGCAGCGCGTGCGCCAAGACCTTTTACGATAAAGGAACGCTGAAGATCCACTTCAACGCGGTGCACTTGAAGATTAAACACCGCTGTACCGTCGACGGCTGCAACATGATGTTCAGCTCGCTGCGGAGCCGCAACCGACACAGCGCTAACCCCAACCCGCGACTGCACGCCGCGCTCGAACACGCCACGCGCAGGTTCATCGCTCAGCCTCGGCGGACGGCCTTGCGTGAAGCTACCTCGCTGGTTTCCGCGACGATCGAGAGCGCTGCGTTGACGGACTGTCGGGTTCCAGGAGGGGGAGGAGCTACAGGCCATCATAGGGCCAATCGGAATGGCCTTGGCGGTGCGAATGATGTGACGCCAAAAAAGAAGTCGCGCAAGTCGAGCACGCCGTTGAAGCTTAATCGGGAAACTCATAGCGAGGAACGCGATCGCTTATCGCCAAGACAACCGGTGGACAGTCTCCATGGCAACCACTCACCTGCGGCCAACGCGCATACGCAGTGCAAATACAAACAATTTTGTAAAACAGCGTATGGTTACCATAGCTACGGCCACGCGGAAGAGATCGGCACGTCTCGACCTCTACTGAAGGTCAAAGAGGAGCCGTGTGATTGCAGAGGTCGTCACCATAGCAACCTGTGA
- the LOC122334546 gene encoding zinc finger protein basonuclin-1 isoform X1, whose amino-acid sequence MTKIISQTRLGACLSPFISPMCQVGSRTKSRLDVGRRKVASEGRGLKQRSALVQSGAAALLFSLGVGGVGRSAEALMVIRALDIDSGPQRSHQSSGLNPAEHMGTWTHTLLQETDRDELLLKRDDQTSALKMDKVVSCTHAECVCECFLPGQTQIRSCDRCAHGWVVHAVGKVCAPALLCSGQVEIVQSSVVFDISSLILYGTQALPVRMKILLDRLFSVLTHTQVLNIIHTLGWTLRDYVRGYMLQDSMGKVLDRWVTMSPEDEAVTLRQFLRFGETKSIVELMAEEQQLRPETHCGAALKLRENKPPSRTHHFEDLPGGSLAFLQPFHYVGPSVFPPSPAADGHPATQKLQRLSKRNIADETRTRHKIDGAAKRASLMRTFAKCPRNEEQRQADPIADSSETSERRSSSCSSKARVSCSACAKTFYDKGTLKIHFNAVHLKIKHRCTVDGCNMMFSSLRSRNRHSANPNPRLHAALEHATRRFIAQPRRTALREATSLVSATIESAALTDCRVPGGGGATGHHRANRNGLGGANDVTPKKKSRKSSTPLKLNRETHSEERDRLSPRQPVDSLHGNHSPAANAHTQCKYKQFCKTAYGYHSYGHAEEIGTSRPLLKVKEEPCDCRGRHHSNL is encoded by the exons ATGACAAAGATCATCAGTCAGACTCGTCTCGGTGCGTGTTTGTCCCCCTTTATATCGCCGATGTGCCAAGTTGGATCGCGCACAAAGAGCCGTCTCGATGTGGGACGGCGGAAAGTGGCATCAGAGGGAAGAGGATTGAA aCAAAGGAGCGCTCTCGTCCAATCAGGCGCAGCCGCTCTACTCTTCTCGTTAGGAGTGGGCGGAGTCGGGCGGTCTGCAGAGGCACTGATGGTGATTAGGGCTCTTGATATTGACTCGGGGCCCCAAAGATCCCACCAGAGCTCCGGACTAAACCCTGCAGAGCACATGGGGACgtggacacacacactcctccaggag ACGGACCGCGACGAGCTTCTTCTGAAGAGAGATGATCAGACCTCGGCTCTGAAGATGGACAAG GTGGTCAGTTGCACACacgctgagtgtgtgtgtgagtgttttctGCCGGGACAGACTCAGATCAGGTCATGTGATCGCTGCGCTCATGGATGGGTCGTTCacg cggtGGGTAAGGTGTGTGCTCCGGCTCTGCTGTGTTCGGGGCAGGTGGAGATCGTCCAGAGCAGCGTGGTGTTTGACATCAGTAGTCTGATTCTGTACGGGACACAAGCGCTTCCCGTCCGTATGAAGATCCTGCTGGACCGGCTGTTCAgcgtcctcacacacacacaggtgctcaacatcatacacacactcgGCTGGACGCTGCGCGACTACGTCAGAGGATACATGctgcag GACTCCATGGGGAAGGTTCTGGATCGTTGGGTCACCATGAGCCCGGAGGACGAGGCCGTGACTTTGCGTCAGTTTCTGCGTTTTGGGGAAACCAAGTCCATCGTGGAGCTCATGGCCGAGGAGCAGCAGCTCCGGCCAGAAACACACTGCGGCGCTGCGCTAAAGCTGAGAGAAAATAAACCTCCCTCCAGAACGCACCACTTTGAGGATCTGCCGGGAGGAAGCCTAGCGTTCCTGCAGCCGTTCCACTACGTCGGTCCGTCCGTGTTCCCGCCCTCGCCGGCCGCGGACGGTCATCCGGCGACGCAAAAACTGCAGCGGCTCAGCAAACGGAACATCGCAGACGAAACCAGAACCAGACACAAAATAGACGGCGCAGCTAAAAGAGCATCGCTGATGCGAACCTTCGCCAAATGCCCTCGAAACGAAGAGCAGCGGCAAGCCGACCCGATCGCAGACTCTTCTGAAACGAGCGAACGCCGCAGCAGCTCGTGCTCGAGTAAAGCTCGCGTCAGCTGCAGCGCGTGCGCCAAGACCTTTTACGATAAAGGAACGCTGAAGATCCACTTCAACGCGGTGCACTTGAAGATTAAACACCGCTGTACCGTCGACGGCTGCAACATGATGTTCAGCTCGCTGCGGAGCCGCAACCGACACAGCGCTAACCCCAACCCGCGACTGCACGCCGCGCTCGAACACGCCACGCGCAGGTTCATCGCTCAGCCTCGGCGGACGGCCTTGCGTGAAGCTACCTCGCTGGTTTCCGCGACGATCGAGAGCGCTGCGTTGACGGACTGTCGGGTTCCAGGAGGGGGAGGAGCTACAGGCCATCATAGGGCCAATCGGAATGGCCTTGGCGGTGCGAATGATGTGACGCCAAAAAAGAAGTCGCGCAAGTCGAGCACGCCGTTGAAGCTTAATCGGGAAACTCATAGCGAGGAACGCGATCGCTTATCGCCAAGACAACCGGTGGACAGTCTCCATGGCAACCACTCACCTGCGGCCAACGCGCATACGCAGTGCAAATACAAACAATTTTGTAAAACAGCGTATGGTTACCATAGCTACGGCCACGCGGAAGAGATCGGCACGTCTCGACCTCTACTGAAGGTCAAAGAGGAGCCGTGTGATTGCAGAGGTCGTCACCATAGCAACCTGTGA